A single region of the Lycium barbarum isolate Lr01 chromosome 2, ASM1917538v2, whole genome shotgun sequence genome encodes:
- the LOC132628814 gene encoding uncharacterized protein LOC132628814, with protein MTSKGALERLTKVVKLYNIDFVALQEPFFKSNKVDKFRRRLGFDHAISNSHSKVWIFWNTNIVCSVISKTRQQVTLQVDWQRSTYMSWITIVYARSRANKRKHLWQKLRDLNSIIDGPWVIGGDFNSIMEAEEKKWGASFRLSTCLDFINCMDDCGMTDAGFVGNIHTWCNGRGGTGRIHMRLDRLFHNEEWATR; from the coding sequence ATGACCTCCAAAGGTGCTCTTGAAAGACTAACCAAGGTAGTCAAACTTTATAATATAGATTTTGTTGCTTTGCAAGAACCTTTTTTTAAAAGCAATAAAGTTGATAAGTTTAGGAGAAGGTTAGGATTTGACCATGCCATCTCCAATTCACATAGTAAAGTCTGGATTTTCTGGAATACTAACATTGTTTGTTCAGTGATTTCCAAGACTAGACAACAGGTTACTTTGCAGGTTGACTGGCAGAGAAGTACATATATGTCTTGGATAACTATTGTATATGCTAGATCAAGAGCTAACAAAAGAAAACATCTTTGGCAGAAATTAAGAGACTTAAATTCTATCATTGATGGTCCATGGGTCATTGGTGGGGATTTCAACTCTATAATGGAAGCTGAAGAGAAAAAATGGGGTGCCTCTTTTAGACTAAGTACTTGTTTAGATTTTATAAACTGTATGGATGATTGCGGTATGACTGATGCTGGATTTGTAGGTAATATTCACACTTGGTGTAATGGCAGAGGAGGTACTGGAAGAATCCATATGAGACTAGACAGGCTTTTTCACAATGAGGAATGGGCTACTAGATAG